Proteins co-encoded in one Lasioglossum baleicum chromosome 3, iyLasBale1, whole genome shotgun sequence genomic window:
- the Cdc37 gene encoding cell division cycle protein 37, with translation MVDYSKWKDIEISDDEDDTHPNIDTPSLFRWRHQARVERMEERRREQTELEKKKAETQQLLKNTKEQLTKLESEKKDFGDLACTLRKALQDLEEEEKKIKEKEEEIQKKEKLTPWNVDTIGQDGFTKTVINTRPTRKDDESGLSDEEKEKKLKQFVKENEKKLKSFGMLRKYDDSKKFLIENPQLMCENTANYLVIWCINLEMEEKHDLMEHVAHQCICVQYILELSKQLDVDPRACVGSFFSRIQIAEVEYKNSFDDELRAFKDRIRKRAAEKIADALKEAEEEEKQARLGPGGLDPLEVFESLPEPLQKCFETQDIALLHETLATMPQEEACHHIKRCISSGLWVPDAKSKEKMEKDSELSLDDVQGEAPAKTQDDTQATPDPE, from the exons ATGGTGGACTACAGCAAGTGGAAAGATATTGAG ATCTCAGATGATGAAGATGACACTCATCCAAACATTGATACACCATCGTTATTCAGATGGCGTCATCAAGCCAGAGTTGAAAGAATGGAAGAACGACGACGAGAACAGACAGAGCTTGAAAAGAAAAAGGCAGA AACACAAcaactattaaaaaatacaaaagaacaGCTTACAAAACTAGAAAGTGAAAAGAAGGATTTTGGAGACCTAGCGTGTACATTGAGGAAGGCTTTGCAAGATctcgaggaggaggagaagaaaatcaaagaaaaggaagaagaaataCAAAAGAAGGAGAAGTTAACACCATGGAATGTAGATACTATTGGTCAGGATGGTTTCACCAAGACTGTGATTAACACAAGGCCAACTCGTAAAGATGATGAGTCTGGCTTGTCGGatgaagagaaagagaagaagctGAAACAGTTTGTCAAAGAgaatgaaaagaaattgaaatcaTTTGGTATGTTAAGGAAGTACGACGACAGTAAGAAATTTTTGATTGAGAACCCACAATTGATGTGTGAGAATACAGCAAACTATTTAGTGATTTGGTGTATTAATCTGGAAATGGAGGAA AAACACGACTTAATGGAACATGTCGCTCATCAATGCATATGCGTGCAGTATATCTTGGAATTATCAAAGCAATTGGACGTCGATCCGAGAGCATGTGTAGGTTCCTTCTTCAGTCGCATTCAAATCGCTGAAGTCgaatataaaaattcctttgacGACGAACTTAGGGCATTCAAAGATAGGATACGTAAGAGAGCTGCCGAGAAAATAGCAGATGCTCTCAAAGAAGCTGAAGAGGAAGAAAAACAAGCACGTCTTGGCCCTGGGGGTCTGGATCCACTCGAAGTATTCGAAAGTCTTCCGGAG CCCCTACAAAAATGTTTTGAGACCCAAGATATTGCTCTATTGCATGAAACATTAGCGACGATGCCGCAAGAAGAAGCATGCCATCACATAAAGCGATGTATTAGCAGTGGGCTTTGGGTACCCGATGCAAAATCTAAAGAGAAGATGGAGAAAGACAGCGAACTATCATTAGATGATGTACAAGGTGAAGCACCAGCCAAAACGCAAGACGATACGCAAGCAACGCCCGACCCGGAATAA
- the Ints7 gene encoding integrator complex subunit 7 isoform X1 — MIGMRMNAFNDTGLGEPEQDANTALIELDKGLRSAKIGEQCEAIVRFPRLFEKYPFPILINSSLLKLAEVFRTGSNFLRVWVLRVCQQSEKHLDKILNVDEFVRRIYSVIHSNDPVARALTLRTLGSVAGIIPERQQVHHSIRRSLDSHDSVEVEAAIYAAQMFAAQSKLFAVSMCSKISDMIRGQATPASMKLQLIPILQYMHHDSYTASMVNKLCMELLANYPAVEFVRVTLSALSTLASATLIDIPQQVVLLLRYLQDDPRLSIKRHALHLLHSLARKGAHLWPQGALNNLIESTTTLLQDGAGNKDLLIRTLDVIEVLSQSAVTCDANREEGNPLLSLCVSACYSPDPFVAVKAITILSRVACYCYEEGLPAYGIQDVVSCLESLTVLLALDDKYLHQLRVCLRSTVKLCWAQPTHCSVFVDAIGGTLFNANSEGGQSERQAVALCEALGAIGSLGENTLLPLLPDILAKLKQTLHVHTKVMLCTLLFQMVAGGYEWNTECTEAVEEVIRNVDGWAKYRIARSAARYGHHTIATQIFKSLKETVASEQLHFWLSGLELVTKAESHLMEKTEDTESKVKVYIVEKLNGAIARYASACASLKAASTPLRSLQFASEYSKLRCEFLQAIVQLLHSCRSLCTAPPPAIAVTVVLATKDDLQRYGRVTHQLRKSAQELKNCADNYQKLYQSAFDADPGSLANIKALQEMCRLLANSVERVCGGSGICTYQQSDVNFDFGDTVEMRQLARCCTELRRLAPPWISEGKNAAISHSRVNCLISQVMLLAGKKMRLPIPRYYFQSLQSTTVKLSVSPQPRVLGEPVSVPQGSQLALKVEGVLRHGRRASLYRSVAAVCISISTTPPSKINADQKDSNANELQQTVTPHRDFFACEFLLSLGSNATGTTACASNNSSVNSNTNTGGGQYQVTASASILDKDGNVWKCGPRSTLQVRVHEEPAKRKLP, encoded by the exons ATGATTGGAATGCGAATGAATGCGTTTAACGATACGGGACTTGGTGAACCGGAACAAGATGCAAATACAGCTCTTATAGAATTAGACAAAG GTTTGCGTTCTGCTAAAATTGGAGAACAATGCGAAGCAATAGTGCGTTTCCCGCGGTTATTCGAGAAATACCCTTTTCCCATATTGATCAATTCTTCCCTATTAAAGTTAGCTGAGGTTTTTCGCACTGGCAGTAATTTTTTACGCGTCTGGGTGCTCAGGGTATGCCAACAAAGCGAGAAGCATTTAGATAAAATTCTGAATGTTGATGAATTTGTACGCCGTATTTACAGTGTGATACATTCTAATGATCCAGTTGCCAGGGCTTTGACTTTAAGAACATTGGGCAGTGTAGCCGGAATTATTCCAGAAAGGCAGCAG GTTCATCACAGTATAAGAAGGTCATTGGATTCTCATGATTCAGTCGAGGTTGAAGCTGCAATATATGCAGCACAAATGTTTGCTGCACAATCGAAACTATTTGCTGTCTCCATGTGCAGTAAAATATCCGACATGATTAGGGGACAAGCAACGCCAGCATCAATGAAATTGCAGCTCATacctattttacaatatatgCATCATGACAGTTACACAGCTTCCATG GTGAATAAACTGTGCATGGAGCTCCTAGCTAATTATCCAGCAGTTGAATTTGTTAGGGTGACACTAAGTGCCTTAAGTACTTTAGCTTCTGCAACATTGATTGATATTCCACAACAAGTTGTGCTTCTGTTGCGGTATCTACAAGATGATCCAAGATTATCTATCAAGCGTCATGCTCTGCATTTATTGCACAGTTTGGCAAGGAAAGGAGCACATTTGTGGCCACAGGGTGCACTCAACAATTTAATAG AGAGTACTACAACCCTTCTACAAGATGGTGCTGGAAATAAAGATCTTCTCATTAGAACACTAGACGTGATCGAG GTGCTTAGTCAGAGTGCAGTAACGTGCGATGCAAATAGGGAAGAAGGAAATCCTTTGTTGTCTCTATGTGTAAGTGCTTGTTACTCTCCTGACCCTTTTGTAGCAGTAAAAGCAATTACGATTTTATCGAGAGTTGCATGTTACTG TTATGAAGAAGGTTTACCCGCCTATGGAATACAAGATGTTGTATCTTGCCTTGAATCTTTAACTGTATTACTAGCCCTGGACGACAAATATCTGCATCAGCTGAGAGTGTGCCTGCGCTCGACTGTAAAGCTGTGTTGGGCACAGCCTACTCATTGTTCTGTATTTGTTGACGCTATTGGCGGCACTCTTTTCAATGCAAATAGCGAAGGTGGTCAAAGCGAGAGACAAGCGGTTGCTTTGTGCGAAGCTTTGGGCGCCATTGGAAGCTTAGGGGAGAACACTTTGCTTCCACTTTTACCGGATATATTGGCGAAGCTCAAGCAGACTTTACACGTGCATACAAAG GTCATGTTATGCACATTACTCTTCCAAATGGTAGCCGGAGGCTACGAATGGAACACAGAATGCACAGAAGCGGTGGAAGAAGTTATCAGGAATGTGGACGGCTGGGCCAAGTACCGAATTGCACGAAGTGCTGCGCGATACGGTCATCATACAATAGCAACCCAAATATTTAAAAGCCTGAAAGAAACAGTTGCATCTGAACAACTGCACTTCTGGTTGTCCGGTCTGGAACTAGTTACAAAAGCTGAAAGTCACCTCAT GGAAAAGACAGAGGATACGGAGAGCAAAGTGAAAGTGTACATTGTAGAGAAGTTGAACGGAGCTATTGCACGTTATGCGAGCGCATGTGCATCGTTGAAAGCCGCTAGCACGCCTTTGCGGAGCTTACAGTTTGCTAGCGAGTACTCGAAACTCCGTTGTGAGTTTCTTCAGGCTATTGTTCAACTATTACATTCTTGCAG GTCACTTTGCACAGCTCCACCACCAGCCATTGCAGTTACGGTAGTACTTGCGACTAAGGATGACCTTCAGCGTTATGGTCGCGTAACCCACCAG TTACGAAAATCGGCCCAGGAGTTGAAAAATTGTGCCGACAACTATCAGAAACTATACCAATCGGCTTTTGACGCTGATCCCGGTTCACTGGCAAATATAAAAGC ATTGCAAGAAATGTGTCGTTTGTTAGCGAACAGCGTCGAACGGGTTTGCGGTGGTTCTGGAATCTGTACATATCAACAGAGCGACGTAAACTTCGACTTCGGTGACACCGTTGAGATGCGTCAGTTGGCTCGTTGTTGCACAGAACTGCGACGATTAGCGCCACCCTGGATAAGCGAGGGAAAAAACGCGGCCATCAGCCACTCTAGAGTGAACTGTTTGATCTCGCAAGTTATGCTACTCGCTGGGAAGAAAATGAGATTGCCGATACCTCGTTACTACTTCCAGTCGTTGCAGTCGACGACCGTGAAGTTGTCCGTCTCACCGCAACCCCGTGTACTCGGCGAACCTGTTTCTGTGCCTCAAGGTAGCCAATTGGCGCTTAAAGTTGAGGGAGTACTGCGACACGGGCGTCGAGCTTCCCTTTACAGGTCCGTCGCCGCTGTTTGCATTTCCATTTCCACCACTCCTCCTTCGAAGATCAACGCTGACCAAAAG GATTCGAACGCGAATGAACTGCAACAAACAGTTACTCCGCATCGTGACTTCTTCGCCTGCGAGTTTTTGCTCTCCCTCGGAAGCAATGCAACGGGAACGACAGCATGCGCAAGCAACAACTCGAGTGTAAACAGCAACACGAACACAGGGGGTGGGCAGTATCAGGTCACAGCGAGCGCCAGTATACTTGACAAGGATGGCAACGTTTGGAAGTGTGGTCCGCGCTCCACGCTGCAAGTTAGAGTACACGAAGAACCAGCCAAAAGAAAGCTTCCGTGA
- the Ints7 gene encoding integrator complex subunit 7 isoform X2, whose product MFAAQSKLFAVSMCSKISDMIRGQATPASMKLQLIPILQYMHHDSYTASMVNKLCMELLANYPAVEFVRVTLSALSTLASATLIDIPQQVVLLLRYLQDDPRLSIKRHALHLLHSLARKGAHLWPQGALNNLIESTTTLLQDGAGNKDLLIRTLDVIEVLSQSAVTCDANREEGNPLLSLCVSACYSPDPFVAVKAITILSRVACYCYEEGLPAYGIQDVVSCLESLTVLLALDDKYLHQLRVCLRSTVKLCWAQPTHCSVFVDAIGGTLFNANSEGGQSERQAVALCEALGAIGSLGENTLLPLLPDILAKLKQTLHVHTKVMLCTLLFQMVAGGYEWNTECTEAVEEVIRNVDGWAKYRIARSAARYGHHTIATQIFKSLKETVASEQLHFWLSGLELVTKAESHLMEKTEDTESKVKVYIVEKLNGAIARYASACASLKAASTPLRSLQFASEYSKLRCEFLQAIVQLLHSCRSLCTAPPPAIAVTVVLATKDDLQRYGRVTHQLRKSAQELKNCADNYQKLYQSAFDADPGSLANIKALQEMCRLLANSVERVCGGSGICTYQQSDVNFDFGDTVEMRQLARCCTELRRLAPPWISEGKNAAISHSRVNCLISQVMLLAGKKMRLPIPRYYFQSLQSTTVKLSVSPQPRVLGEPVSVPQGSQLALKVEGVLRHGRRASLYRSVAAVCISISTTPPSKINADQKDSNANELQQTVTPHRDFFACEFLLSLGSNATGTTACASNNSSVNSNTNTGGGQYQVTASASILDKDGNVWKCGPRSTLQVRVHEEPAKRKLP is encoded by the exons ATGTTTGCTGCACAATCGAAACTATTTGCTGTCTCCATGTGCAGTAAAATATCCGACATGATTAGGGGACAAGCAACGCCAGCATCAATGAAATTGCAGCTCATacctattttacaatatatgCATCATGACAGTTACACAGCTTCCATG GTGAATAAACTGTGCATGGAGCTCCTAGCTAATTATCCAGCAGTTGAATTTGTTAGGGTGACACTAAGTGCCTTAAGTACTTTAGCTTCTGCAACATTGATTGATATTCCACAACAAGTTGTGCTTCTGTTGCGGTATCTACAAGATGATCCAAGATTATCTATCAAGCGTCATGCTCTGCATTTATTGCACAGTTTGGCAAGGAAAGGAGCACATTTGTGGCCACAGGGTGCACTCAACAATTTAATAG AGAGTACTACAACCCTTCTACAAGATGGTGCTGGAAATAAAGATCTTCTCATTAGAACACTAGACGTGATCGAG GTGCTTAGTCAGAGTGCAGTAACGTGCGATGCAAATAGGGAAGAAGGAAATCCTTTGTTGTCTCTATGTGTAAGTGCTTGTTACTCTCCTGACCCTTTTGTAGCAGTAAAAGCAATTACGATTTTATCGAGAGTTGCATGTTACTG TTATGAAGAAGGTTTACCCGCCTATGGAATACAAGATGTTGTATCTTGCCTTGAATCTTTAACTGTATTACTAGCCCTGGACGACAAATATCTGCATCAGCTGAGAGTGTGCCTGCGCTCGACTGTAAAGCTGTGTTGGGCACAGCCTACTCATTGTTCTGTATTTGTTGACGCTATTGGCGGCACTCTTTTCAATGCAAATAGCGAAGGTGGTCAAAGCGAGAGACAAGCGGTTGCTTTGTGCGAAGCTTTGGGCGCCATTGGAAGCTTAGGGGAGAACACTTTGCTTCCACTTTTACCGGATATATTGGCGAAGCTCAAGCAGACTTTACACGTGCATACAAAG GTCATGTTATGCACATTACTCTTCCAAATGGTAGCCGGAGGCTACGAATGGAACACAGAATGCACAGAAGCGGTGGAAGAAGTTATCAGGAATGTGGACGGCTGGGCCAAGTACCGAATTGCACGAAGTGCTGCGCGATACGGTCATCATACAATAGCAACCCAAATATTTAAAAGCCTGAAAGAAACAGTTGCATCTGAACAACTGCACTTCTGGTTGTCCGGTCTGGAACTAGTTACAAAAGCTGAAAGTCACCTCAT GGAAAAGACAGAGGATACGGAGAGCAAAGTGAAAGTGTACATTGTAGAGAAGTTGAACGGAGCTATTGCACGTTATGCGAGCGCATGTGCATCGTTGAAAGCCGCTAGCACGCCTTTGCGGAGCTTACAGTTTGCTAGCGAGTACTCGAAACTCCGTTGTGAGTTTCTTCAGGCTATTGTTCAACTATTACATTCTTGCAG GTCACTTTGCACAGCTCCACCACCAGCCATTGCAGTTACGGTAGTACTTGCGACTAAGGATGACCTTCAGCGTTATGGTCGCGTAACCCACCAG TTACGAAAATCGGCCCAGGAGTTGAAAAATTGTGCCGACAACTATCAGAAACTATACCAATCGGCTTTTGACGCTGATCCCGGTTCACTGGCAAATATAAAAGC ATTGCAAGAAATGTGTCGTTTGTTAGCGAACAGCGTCGAACGGGTTTGCGGTGGTTCTGGAATCTGTACATATCAACAGAGCGACGTAAACTTCGACTTCGGTGACACCGTTGAGATGCGTCAGTTGGCTCGTTGTTGCACAGAACTGCGACGATTAGCGCCACCCTGGATAAGCGAGGGAAAAAACGCGGCCATCAGCCACTCTAGAGTGAACTGTTTGATCTCGCAAGTTATGCTACTCGCTGGGAAGAAAATGAGATTGCCGATACCTCGTTACTACTTCCAGTCGTTGCAGTCGACGACCGTGAAGTTGTCCGTCTCACCGCAACCCCGTGTACTCGGCGAACCTGTTTCTGTGCCTCAAGGTAGCCAATTGGCGCTTAAAGTTGAGGGAGTACTGCGACACGGGCGTCGAGCTTCCCTTTACAGGTCCGTCGCCGCTGTTTGCATTTCCATTTCCACCACTCCTCCTTCGAAGATCAACGCTGACCAAAAG GATTCGAACGCGAATGAACTGCAACAAACAGTTACTCCGCATCGTGACTTCTTCGCCTGCGAGTTTTTGCTCTCCCTCGGAAGCAATGCAACGGGAACGACAGCATGCGCAAGCAACAACTCGAGTGTAAACAGCAACACGAACACAGGGGGTGGGCAGTATCAGGTCACAGCGAGCGCCAGTATACTTGACAAGGATGGCAACGTTTGGAAGTGTGGTCCGCGCTCCACGCTGCAAGTTAGAGTACACGAAGAACCAGCCAAAAGAAAGCTTCCGTGA